AGAGCCTGGATGCCTCCGGATTGGATGTGGtgcaaacacaaaacaactgGGCTGTTCACACTGCAAGGAGGTGTAAATGGGAATGGAAGACAAAGAGGAGCAGATGAAAGAGCTCTAGGAAAGGAGGCAGTGAGACAGCCCAGGCCATGGACTCAGCCCATTAGCCTGTTCCTCAGTGGGTCtgtttccagcttttcctgttCCTCCCATGCATCTCTGCACTCCTTTGGAAGGTGGATTAGTTTATAGATTTGTCCTCTGAACAATGTCTTGCATTATTTCCACATTCTGTCTAAGTCTCAGATGTCTTTGGCTGGCTGGCAGCCACCTGAGGCAGAGAAAGGGTGTCTCCTTCACTCTGCCTTCATCAGAAACTGATATCTATGTTCAGCTTCTGAGGTGAGCAAGGCTGAGTGGTTCTTCTTTCTCTGGGAAGAGCCAGAGGGTGGCATTTTCTCCACAACAACCAGCTGCTTCCGTATTTTAGAGGTGTTATGTTTGCCTTGCTTCCGTATAGGTATTGATgtcattttattattaattgtGTTGCAGTAGCACCTAGAGGTCCTTGCTGAGATCACAGCAGTTGGTGGGTCCAGTTGTACAGCAAAATTCATGGAGACAATCCATCCTCATTGGATAGCAGCCAGACTATCCAATGATAAAAAAAAGGCTGTTTCACAAGAGAGgatgtgttttcatttgcaCCTCACATGTAATGACCTCCCCAGTGGAGCTAAATTTCTGTAAATCATTTTTATTGGAAAGAACATTGAGCTTTTTTGAACCAATCCATAAATGCCATGTCCCACTGGGGCAGGGACTTCCTCTGGTGGGGGATAATGAATCATAAACCATAGGATGGTTTGAGTTTGAAGGGGCCTTAAGGATCATCTTGCTcctaccccctgccatgggcagggacactttccactagaccaggctgctctaAGACACAGCCAACCTGGGCTCTTGTCCAGACCTTCACTCACAGCATCCATAATCCTCTTGGATCCTGATCCAGAGTCTGTGGAGGTCACTAAGTTTCTCTCCATCTATAACAGTGGGACTTGGTTTGGGTTTTACAGTAAGATTGAGAAACTCAATTTAATTTTCCGGTATCATGCAATAAAACTTTAGTGAGAGTCTATTCCAGCCCACCAAGTGCCAACTGCTAGAGACTGATCCCATGATTTTTAGTGGATTTTTGTCTCTGGTAATCCACAACCTCAACTGTGACTGAGTTATGTCGAGGGGACTCCAGAAAGGCTGGAATGGATCCTGAGTGATCTAAAGGAACTCTTTGCTAACCCATCAGATACCTTTATCATAAGCCattatttctcttccattttatttctaattgtTCACTTATggactaaaatatttttgaagttcCCATAATTTGGGACTCAGCTTGCAAATGAAGATTCCTCATTTTCTAACTTTATGAATGTGGTTGATGTTTCCTGCTGAGCTTTCCAGTCTCATGTTTACCTTTTATCCTGTCAGCTATCCTCAGGCACATATTTGATACTCTAGAACATCTCAAATTGTTCTCTGAATCTACATTTAGACAACTGCATTGAGATTATTGACTCTGTCATCAGTGAGAGTCAGGCATGTCCAAGGTGAGGGGTTGACCTGCACCAGGTGAAATTAACTGTCTCCCAAAAATATTGGCTGCTCTCCACCAAGAAGCCTTGCTTGTAGACGATGAGTTACAATCCTATGTGATGAATTAATGGAGAAATAATAGAGCAGGGCATTCTGTTCTCCATCACATCTCCTTCAGATGATCACCAGATTTTAAGGATTTACAATCCATTGCCTTTGGGTGTATTTTAGCTAAATCGTGGTGGGATTTAATACTGTTTTCTCTGAATATCCTAGCATGGCTGCTTAGAAATCTTGCTGTGACAGCCTGAGGGGAGTGGAGAATCTGTTTACAAGAAGAATCTGAGGTTTTACtattgatttaaaataatagaatgGAATGGGCCTCACCCAGAACACACTGAGTGAGCTGCAAGTTGTTAAATACACAAGAGGGGATGTGCTGTTCAGTGATAATTCAGCACTAGTAAAAGATGTCACTTTGATGGCCCTAAAAACAGATGTTCTCTGGAAATCCCAGGCCGTGTGTTGAGAGGATGGAATTCCTGCAGCAGTGTGGGAAGGCTCCGTATGGAGCAGATGGAATGAACTGCTATCCcaaccctgccctgccctgaaaCAGTGGACACTGCATTAAATCAGTGTGAGAAATGGGATTTATTTGACCATCAGAAAACATTCAGTTGTACTTAAAACTACCAAAATGCTTTTACCAATGAAGTATGACAAAGATGAATCTCTGGAATTATCAATTCAAAGAGATTAATCTTGCaagacattaggaagaaaatttatATTACAGGCACAAACACAGCTAAAGTGCTGCTGGTATCAGAAATACCCCATACTACAAATACAGACTATTTTAAGTGACATCACACAAGTGTATTCCATATAAAAGAATGTATAAATTCCCTAACTCAGCTGGCTCAGTTCCATGGATCCCTGACTCTCTGTCATTGGCACCATCTATTTTCTGcgcacacagcacagcagtgatGAGTGTGATTGAAATATCTACACTCAGACATGGAACCACGTGAGAAAATGTGGGCAAAAAATAGctctcactgaaaaaaatgtcctttaCCAATAGGAACAGTTCCTAAACTTAGTGGAGCTTGAAAGACAGATTCTTTTACTTTAGGGACAGAACACATGTCATGTCTATTTGTCTTTTtgttctctcccttttctctttcttttttttttattctcactttttttttaacttgtgtAAGATAAGGGGAAAGATCTCaccaaagcaataaaaattaaaagaaaaaaaaaaaaaacaggaaagaaaaagaacaggaaagtaaagaaggaaattaaatataCAGATGGCAAAAACATACTcaaaatatttggtttattAAATCCTAGTCTTTCTATAAACATTTAAAGGGAGCTAGAAAGATAGTTTCATTAGGACtatataaagatttttttttctttaggaataGATGGACCAGAAGAAGAGTGAACAGAAGCAAACTGAGATTTGTAagctatttttctgtttcatggtACCCATCACATGAATTTGGCAGTTTCGTTGCTTTGCAGAATTTAATGAAAGTTTCAGTGAAAAAAGCTCTCTTATTTTGGGTTTCATAGCAAACTGGATGGGCCTAACACACAAGAATTGTTGtaacacaaacagaaaattttaaaaatgggaagaCAAAGGAATTCTTATTATATTCCCACTAAAAAGTTGATGCCATATGTTTTATTgtaagaaatgttttcagaacTGATTAACTAGAATGTTCTTCCATTTATCTCTGTCTTGCTCTTTCACCCTCCAcacatttttcctcttatttgCACCAGGTCCAACACCAATCCCTTAGTGTCTCCCACAGTCCTGGTGGGACATCTTGGAAAACCCCAGGAGCATTTTGCAAACTGAGGGCTTCAGTTCCAAAAGGGCTCTGGTTCTTTATCCCTTGGCTGTAACAATATTTAGAGGCCGAGATCTTTCCTTTACTCGCTGCTATTTCAGGCACGTGTGACAACTGCAGAACTGTCATTGCTGCTTCTCTGAGGTTCCTTATCTTGGTTCTCATTAAGGGGATGATGATTAAGTGACAGGGTGAGGTCAGGGTGCATCTTGCTAAGCCCAGCACCAGTGCTGGCTTGGTAACCCATGGTGTGGTCACCTCTTGTTGAAGTCTTCCCTATGCTCTAGAGATGTCCTCCTGAGGCAGCAGGCTGAGGAGGAAGGGACGTGCCACATTGTGGAGATGCACAAAGCTGCCAGAAACTGACCTCTCTAAAGTCCTCTCAGAcagcaagagagacttctcctTCTTTTCAAAGACATCAAGTATTTTACCTGAGATCTCAACTTCTGTCTTTCAAATGAGAGGCTGCAGAAACAAGATGGAAGATGGGCCCAGGATCTGTCTGCCCAGTGCTTCCCACAGGACTGATTCCTGCTCTTTGAGAGAGACAGATGTATTTGGGTAAAAGCTGGATGGGGATCTGAGAAACTTGATTCagctgaagatgtccctgctcattgttGGACAGGttggcatttaaaaaatcccttccaactcaaaccattctaggattaTACAGTTCCATGAGAAGTGACACATGAAGGACTTGGTGTGTGATCCAGGAACAGATCATGTGGTGAGGACGAAGGGTGCAAACCTGAGTTCTTGTGGAGGAGCAAAGATTCCTTCACAGGCACTTCCCACGTTGGGGACAATGTCCCTCATTGTCCAGCACTGAGGCAATACTTAGGGTTATAACTGAAGCAGTATTTGAGGGAATATTAGGGGAAATTGCAATTCTTGTCCCTCTTCCTGAGCAAGAAAAGGATCAACTAAGGGACAAAACGAAATATAGCATTTTTCGGGTAATAAAAGCTGCCCCATACAAGAATTTAAAGGTTATAATTCTCTGTAAGACAAACTGGACCACCTCCAATTCCACCCTCTTCCTCACTACCACATGGAATATGCCCAAATTTTTTCCAGAATACGTGAAATCTTAAATAATACATAATAAATTAGATATATTCTCCCTTAAGCAATATCTCCCAGACCTTCCCTGTATTAGGAAATCTGATCAAAATATAGCAGAGCTTCTCTTTCAATGGAGGAGTTCTCCAACAGGCTTTGGTAGACCCAGAAGTTCTCCAGAATCACCTTTATTTtcattgaatcacagaatatcctgaacTGGAAAGGACCTACAAGGATCATCaggtccaactcctggccccaAAAACAACATTGCGTGCCTGAGACCATTATCCAAATACTCTTTTATTTAGGTGACAACTCATTGTCAGTTGATTGCAGGCCTGGGAAACCAAATTCTTCTGTCTGGGCTCATGGTTTTTCACTTGTTGTTCCCCTTGCAGATCGACAGCATGCAGGCCCTGCTCCACTGCCCCAACGTGCTGGTGTGCGTCGGCCGGGAGCCCTTCAAACCTGTATCCATGGAGAATTTGAGGAAACACTCAGTGGAGAAGCTGCCCAACCTGCCTTCCCGCTCCAACAATGGCAACAATGTCAACGAGAACAATGAAAGTAAGAAAACCTTGGGGCCGTGTCGCGCAGTCGTACCCAGGGCCGTGTCCCACAGCGTGGGGATTACAGGCCCCTATTGTGCTGCCCCAGCGTTCAGATTTCATGTGGAAAATGcacttccctctccctgcctcccagGCCTTTCCatcctcctcttctttttctctggttTCCTTCTAGGATTTCCTCCCTACACCCCCTAGTCTTTCTTTTACTTGCTCCCCATGTCTGGCTgacttcccttcctctttcaTATCTCTGggtctccttttccttccagaaCTCCCTCCTTTCCTGTGTCTGTCCACCCAGACCCTTGAGATTTCCCACGAATCCTCTATCCCCTTGTTGTCTGTCCTATCATGCCTTCCCTCCTGCATTTTCCTGCACCAGGACCAGAGGATGCCCTGGTTCTGCCAGCAGGAGACTCAGTTTCTCCTGCAGGTTACAGCTGGCCTTTTGGAAATAGTGTGTGTTTTTAACGAAAGATTATATTCAGGAAGGAGTATGTTGTGGATTATTCAGTATTATATATCTTTGGCACCCCCTCATGAGTCATCTAAGGTCACAGGTAATTTAACCAGCCACCCTCAGTAGCCTGGGAAAAGAAACTTCCTAATTCCAAAGGGCAATTAATCTTACCCGTATTAAGGATTTATTGTAGGATGAAATTAAGTGTGCCCTGGAGGTGCGTCTGTTTCTCTCCATTGTCAACACCAGGACCTTGGAAAGATTCATTTGTGTGTTGCCAAAAAGCTGTAGAAACTCAAGGACAGAGGCATCCTATGCTCACTGTCCAAGGCATAAAAAATTGGAGGGAAACATGGGAATAAACTGGAACTTTGCCCATCAAGAAACTGAGCAAATTCATCAGTTCAATCATTAGGATGGTCAGGGAAGAGCTATTTAATGTGATTTGGATGTGCTCCTGTTCAGCACTTCCTTCCTAAAATGCCCTCCAATTAGCTGCATATGCCCATGGAGGCACTGGATTTTCTGGATATATGTACAAGGAAATTTTGGACAAACATATATTTGAAACAAGACAGATGAATGTCTTGGAAGACAGCCTGATAGCAACATATTCTGCTTGAAATGAAGGGACCTACACAAACCTATGCAGATCACTGCATGGGCCATAAAGATGTTCTTTCAATTGTAATTCCTAAATTCCCTTATTCTCACTGATTTGTTCTACAATTCCCACTATTTCTCTTTGTAATTATTGCCAGCTTACAATTCCTTTTCTAATTGTCCTTTATGTTTTAATAAGAATTATAATTACTCTTAGTGGCACATCCCTGTAGGGACTGAGTGTTGCTCTGGTCTACATGGCCGCACATTTCCTGGAATATGAGTGGAGAAGTGGATGACGCACAATAAATGTGTGACAAGCTAAGGAAGAGGGTCACTTCTCCATGTATTTTTCCCTGGTTAAATAAGAAGAATGAAAACTTTCACAGTTAAATAAAGGAATACTTGCAACATGAAAAAATGCCCGAACTCACAGACTAAATTGCTCCATacgtatatatatattttatttttcttatttttacttCCTGACATGCACTTAATAAAACAAAGTGTttgtatttcaatttattttttaaaataaagatgtaaaatatttttttacaatttattGATTGAATACTTAACATTTAACAAAGAAGTTGGACTAGATTACCtccagaagtcccttccaaccttaacTATTCTATGATGAAAGGGCGCTAAAgacaaattttcaaattatgtaAATTGGCATAGGCTTGGCTTTAATAGAATAACATCAGGATCCACTAGTTTGAGGGTTTGACTTACATATTTTCTGTCATCTTTATGTGAGTTAACacctttctccatctttcttttcttcactcCAGTGAACTTTGGACTGAAAGCCAAAAAAAGCGTTATCCATCCACGGTCAGCATCCAGCAACAGGTCAATGAGATTTTCCTTATCATCAGAAAAATCATACCCCAATGGCCTCGTGGCCTCTCCAGACAACGGGGGACCCTTCTCCAATGGCTGCTCTCACCCAAAAGCTGGGGACCTGGTCCAGTCCTTGGTCAACGATGACATCGAGAAGCGGGTCCATGTGAACAAGGATGGGAGCTTGTCCGTGGAGATGAAGGTTCGCTTCCGTTTGCTCAATGATGAGACTTTGCAGTGGTCCACCCAGATCAAAAAGTCCAACCTGATGAACCAGCTGCCTTGTGAAGAGTCAGGAGTGGAGGAGGACAGTGGAGCAGATCCCCTACAGAAAATGAACCCAGAAGCCAGCTCGGAGGCAGATGATTCTTTATATCCCTGTGATATCGATTCCTACATGTCCAAACTTGAGGAATCGGAATGTGACGAGGCCCACTGTCACAGCTGTGGAAAGAAACACCAGGACTATGACATTTGGAAGAACCCCATGCACATGTCCCAGAGGGAAGAGCCCAGCGTGCGAAGCACCTGGCATACGCGGTCATCGTGCTCCAGTACATCTTCCCGGAGGAGAGTAGTCCACAAAAAAATGACATCTGTGGATAGCATCCATACCACATCCAGCGAGGAATTCTCTGAGCACATTGTGCGAGAGTCCTCATCCTACTCAGAGACTATAAAGAACAGAGTGGCATATCGATCCATTAAAAAGTGTGCGTGCCGAAGTGATTTATCCACCGGTGCTTCCAATGGAGAAGAACAGCAGGACTACACTCGGACAAGCACAGGAAACAGCCAGAGGCCTTCATCCTTGGGCTTAATGTCACATTCAAGCTGTGAAAACAACCTGGATACTCAAGACAGTCCTGAAGACCAGGAGATCACCAAAATCATTTCACAAAATGAGGATGCAAATTGTTTTGAAGCTTCCTCTGTGAAGTGCTTGAAGGATGATGTGGAAGAGGTTGAAAGCAGCAGAGTTGGGAGTGTCATGTCCAGGTCATCCCTGCAGTCCAGGCAGAGCAAGAAGAATGTGTGTGAGGAAGTGAGCAGCGTGGGCAGGAGTGTGTCTTCCTCAAGCCTTCAGAAGGCAAATCAGGGAGACAATAGCCAGTGCTCCACCCCTGCCAACAGCGTGCACAGCAAGTCCAGTAACTGCAACACACCAAAAGAAAAGGCTGAGCAGGGTGACATCTCTGATGACAACCCAGTGGTGTCCTCTTTCTCCAGTGAGTCCTGCCCCAAGAAAGAGGCTGAAGAGGTGGAACCAGAGCAGGAAGAAAGTGAAGTCAATGAAGTCAGCTCAGTGTCAGCAAAAACAAAGCCAAGCCAATCAATCAGGGGTGAGAGCAGTGAAGGGGAACGATGCTCTACACAAGGAACCCACCGTTCCAAGGCCAGTGACAGGAACAGCAAGAAAAGTGGCAGTGATGAGAACGTTCCATGCAGTGTCTCTTGCTCTTCCAGAGCGTCCAAAAAGAGCAAACGCAGCCACGTTCATTTGGACGCACAGTCTGAAATATCTGTGTCTTCACTTGAATCCACTCCGAATAAAAAGAATTCCCTACACGCAGACGATGCGAGATCAGGCAGCAGGGCATCAATTTACTCCAAAAGCTCATGTGAAATCACGAAAAAATCTGCTGGAGACACCACGTCTCATAAGTCAGGATCTCTTCACTCAAACATTTCATCTAACAGTGAACCAGAGGCAACTGCAGGtcctgctgaggaggagagCTCCAAAAGTATTGCCAATGGCTACAGTGAATCCTCAAAAAgctcaaagaaaagaaaccataaagaagaaaacagcaagcCATCATCCCTCTGCTCAAGTGTTTCAAGTCCTAATGGAAAATCCAGAAAGGGTCATGCCAAGATTAGTTCTGAACCCTCTTCTTCAAAACAGGGAAGCATGAGTGGGAGTGTATGTTCAAAAGTTGACCACCCAGCTGAGGATGGGATTAGGAATGGAAAACCCACAAGTAGCTCCTCAAGAGTCTCttcaaagtcagaaataaaagataaatgcCTGTTGACCCAGATATCCCAGGAAACTGATGATAGGTGTTCACAATCAAACATGTCTCTGTCTTCAAAATCAAGACAGACAAACACGAAAAATCTTCGTGTGAAGGTGTCAAATTCCAGCCGGGCATCGGTGTCAGAGACTATGTCAGTGTGCAGTCTGCAATGCCCTGCCCCACCAAAAGGgaagccaaagagaaaaaatatgcgTTCGACCATGTTGAAGAATTCCTCCATCAGCAGCATCGGCACCGAGTCAGTGCTGACTGCAGgaagagagcagaaagaaattGTGGATTCCTCCAAAGCAACTTCCTACGGCTCTAAATCCGCTGCAACTGAAGGAAATGGTCAGAATAAGAAAGAGACTGATGATTATTGcaacaaaaaaacagaggaagaggTAGAAGATGCAGGTGTTCTGGAGGAAGGAGGTGATTTAATGCCATCAGCTCTACCAAATACATCTCCAGAAGAAGTTGTGCAAGATTGGCTCCGGAAAATCCCTTCAGAAACATTGCTTATGAAATATGAAATGGAGGATGATGGAGAAGATGAACATGCAGAGTCAACCACTGAGGTATCACACTGTACAAATGCCGAGGAAGCCCCAgtggaggaaaaagctgaggagaagaatgaagaggaggaggaggaggaggctgaaaAGGATGAAGCAAAGGATGAAgtggaagaagagaaagcagaagacaCAGCTGTTATTGAAGAGCCTGAAGAATGCATCAACCAGGAAGAAATCTCTGAGGTTGCACCTGAAGCTGCTGAAGCTGAGCAGGCAGAATGCAACCAGTCAGTTACATCCAGCCAAAATAACATCAAGAGAGACCTGCCAATCTCTGTCCAAACGTCTGTCCAGATCATGAAGGCCTTGCTCAGTTCAAAGCACGAGACCAAATTTGACCGATCAAACAGTTTGCCTGAAGTGTCCCCCACAATGGGGAGGAAACTGAGTAACTCCGCCAACATTCTGATTACTTGTCTTGCCAGCCTCCAACTCCTTGATGAAGAGTCAGAGAATCCATCAGAAAACTCAAAACATTTGAATAAGTCAAGGTACACGGAgctgctgaatatttttcaaGCCCTGTGGTTTGGTTGCACCGCTGAAAGGAGTGGCCCAAGTTCAGGCCAAGAGGCAAGCAAGCTGGCAAAGCCAGTGTCTGGGTCTAAAGGCCCAAAATCCATGGATCACGCCTTCACTGCCATGTCCTCCTCTGGGGTTGATGTTTGCAGTTGCTCTGGTGGCTCAGGAGAAGAATGCACAGCTGGTGGCACGCTGGCGGCACAGAAAACCGTGGAATGCAAATCAGCCGAGCaaatggaaaatgcagagaCTGGCACAGAACTGACTGAGGTTGAGGAGCAAAGTAAAGAGGAAGAGCAGCTATCCCGCCCTTCCACAGCCTGCTCAGAGGCAAAAGGTGAGGAAAAAGCAGAGTCTGCTAGAGAGGAGTCTGTAAcccaggaggaagaagagaataAGGAGGATCAGGGCAGTAACTGTGAGTGTGGTCAAGAGGAAgtgggagaaaatgaaaatgaagaagaaaacaaattagcTGAAACTGGAGAACAAGAAGAAGCTGAAGCTGTGACTGATGAAGTCCCACAAGAAAAGCCTGAAGAAGAAGCTGAACAGCCAGAGACCACTGGTGATGCCAATGTCGGTGATGCTGATGTCGGGACGGAGCTGAAAGAGGAgttgcaggagcagccccaggaagaGTCACCAAATGACCCCGAGCCCACAGTCGATACATCCACCAGTGTGGGCACATCCCTTGTCCAGCAAAACTCCGTGGATCCGGACCCAACCTGGGTCCTGAGACTACTCAAGAAAATCGAGAAGGAGTTCATGGCTCACTATGTCAATGCCATGAATGAGTTTAAAGTCAGGTGGAACCTGCAGGACAACCAGCAGATGGATGCAATGATACTGGAGCTGAAGGAGGAAGTGAGTAAAAGGATACAAAAGAGCATAGAGAAGGAGTTGAGGAAGATcaaaagcagggctggaaggaggatgcCAAGACCTCCAGAGGAGCCACCCACACGCGAGTCCAAACTCCAAACCGAGCAGAGGAGGTGGCGACTGCAAACTATGCATAAGAAGTCCCTCTTTGGGGACAAGAATGGCACCCAGATGAGGCTGGAGGAGACATCAGACTTCTCATTTGATGCAGATAATGACTTTAACCTTAGTGCAGCTTTGGAGGACAGCATTAGCAAACAATCCAGTGAGGAAGAATACTGTCCATGTGACTCCTGTGTGAGGAAAAAACTGGCTTCCAGGCCTGCCAGAGCCCCTGTGGTGGCCACCAATGCCCCAGTCATGCAAGCCTTTGATTTGCAGAAAATCCTGAGGCTGAAGAAAGATGGCGATGAGGAAGCCATCATCGCAGAAGCAGTCCAGGACACCAAAACACTTCCCAATGGTTCTGTTGAGGAAGGGGCAGAAAACGAGGAGAAGGATGAGGGGCAACCTCAGACAGGTGAAacagaagcagaggaagaagaaggaaaagagccaGAATTAAATGAAGATGATGGCACAACGTTGAATGGAGATGGAGAAGAACCTGA
The nucleotide sequence above comes from Vidua macroura isolate BioBank_ID:100142 chromosome 31, ASM2450914v1, whole genome shotgun sequence. Encoded proteins:
- the RP1L1 gene encoding retinitis pigmentosa 1-like 1 protein; translated protein: MTQVPADYLSTTSSYNYEPPLPSVARASNLTKVPPAKKITFFKSGDPQFAGVKMAINQRSFKSFNALMDDLSHRVPLPFGVRTITTPRGIHCISELDQLEDGGCYLCSDKKYVKPISITSGGHRPAPPRNSRPSSTMRRAAQEGKLEDYSAPFTHHGPRIPKKITLVKNGESGFRRSIILNRRNARSFKTLLDEITEILQFPVKKLYTIDGKKIDSMQALLHCPNVLVCVGREPFKPVSMENLRKHSVEKLPNLPSRSNNGNNVNENNEMNFGLKAKKSVIHPRSASSNRSMRFSLSSEKSYPNGLVASPDNGGPFSNGCSHPKAGDLVQSLVNDDIEKRVHVNKDGSLSVEMKVRFRLLNDETLQWSTQIKKSNLMNQLPCEESGVEEDSGADPLQKMNPEASSEADDSLYPCDIDSYMSKLEESECDEAHCHSCGKKHQDYDIWKNPMHMSQREEPSVRSTWHTRSSCSSTSSRRRVVHKKMTSVDSIHTTSSEEFSEHIVRESSSYSETIKNRVAYRSIKKCACRSDLSTGASNGEEQQDYTRTSTGNSQRPSSLGLMSHSSCENNLDTQDSPEDQEITKIISQNEDANCFEASSVKCLKDDVEEVESSRVGSVMSRSSLQSRQSKKNVCEEVSSVGRSVSSSSLQKANQGDNSQCSTPANSVHSKSSNCNTPKEKAEQGDISDDNPVVSSFSSESCPKKEAEEVEPEQEESEVNEVSSVSAKTKPSQSIRGESSEGERCSTQGTHRSKASDRNSKKSGSDENVPCSVSCSSRASKKSKRSHVHLDAQSEISVSSLESTPNKKNSLHADDARSGSRASIYSKSSCEITKKSAGDTTSHKSGSLHSNISSNSEPEATAGPAEEESSKSIANGYSESSKSSKKRNHKEENSKPSSLCSSVSSPNGKSRKGHAKISSEPSSSKQGSMSGSVCSKVDHPAEDGIRNGKPTSSSSRVSSKSEIKDKCLLTQISQETDDRCSQSNMSLSSKSRQTNTKNLRVKVSNSSRASVSETMSVCSLQCPAPPKGKPKRKNMRSTMLKNSSISSIGTESVLTAGREQKEIVDSSKATSYGSKSAATEGNGQNKKETDDYCNKKTEEEVEDAGVLEEGGDLMPSALPNTSPEEVVQDWLRKIPSETLLMKYEMEDDGEDEHAESTTEVSHCTNAEEAPVEEKAEEKNEEEEEEEAEKDEAKDEVEEEKAEDTAVIEEPEECINQEEISEVAPEAAEAEQAECNQSVTSSQNNIKRDLPISVQTSVQIMKALLSSKHETKFDRSNSLPEVSPTMGRKLSNSANILITCLASLQLLDEESENPSENSKHLNKSRYTELLNIFQALWFGCTAERSGPSSGQEASKLAKPVSGSKGPKSMDHAFTAMSSSGVDVCSCSGGSGEECTAGGTLAAQKTVECKSAEQMENAETGTELTEVEEQSKEEEQLSRPSTACSEAKGEEKAESAREESVTQEEEENKEDQGSNCECGQEEVGENENEEENKLAETGEQEEAEAVTDEVPQEKPEEEAEQPETTGDANVGDADVGTELKEELQEQPQEESPNDPEPTVDTSTSVGTSLVQQNSVDPDPTWVLRLLKKIEKEFMAHYVNAMNEFKVRWNLQDNQQMDAMILELKEEVSKRIQKSIEKELRKIKSRAGRRMPRPPEEPPTRESKLQTEQRRWRLQTMHKKSLFGDKNGTQMRLEETSDFSFDADNDFNLSAALEDSISKQSSEEEYCPCDSCVRKKLASRPARAPVVATNAPVMQAFDLQKILRLKKDGDEEAIIAEAVQDTKTLPNGSVEEGAENEEKDEGQPQTGETEAEEEEGKEPELNEDDGTTLNGDGEEPEIVECQNAEMEDEAKTEETKEEAEEGEETKEGEEEEEAKEEEEEKEEEEMAKAEEEEEIKEEKEGETKEEDEEEEEAEETKEEEELNEEEEKETEEEGVKEEEEAKEEEGKEEEEETNEEEGKEEGKEGEEEAKEEEEEEAKEGEEEAKEGEEAKDEEEEGKGEEEEEAKEEEEEAKEEEAKEEEEEEGKEEDEEAKEEEEEAKEEEEEEEAKEEEEEGKEEEEEAKEKVEGKEEETKEEEEEVEKGEEGAKEEEEDKEGKEEAKEEEEGKEEEEEAKEEEEEAKEEEEEEKEEEEEAKEEEEEAKEEEEEGKEEEEEEAKDDEEEGKEEEEEAKEEEEEEEAKVEEEEEGKEEEEEAKEEEEEEGKEEEEEAKEEEEGKEEEAKEEEDVKEEEAEEEEEQKEEEETKEEEGKEEEEEGTKEDEEAKEDEGQTKEEQEVEEEENPKEEEEEAKEEEEGEKEEEKTKEGEEEKGGQEEAQNEEQEAEETNEGEDEGENEAEETEEPEDEEVVADDEAETSECRGDVEGSGADNNPEGDAVEGNEEAEQDEAEAEEDAKPESGDEAEEKNSERGEKPDENGEEPTGDAPDNAHEKHEVQGNNKVSEKASKTKGKKPNKRLETLKKTTAFSCYSSVGNFSQQSQKGSDDEEERVDEEEEVVEEEGIAEEEVVEEECKGDDNPTSDQPNGEVQSDESSKPSQMYPDSEEEEEDKESSGSDPVGDEEQPDAEGADPKEAENTEENQAAKKKENSDEIDQDDLDF